The Alphaproteobacteria bacterium genomic interval CCCACCACCGTGGGATCCGGTGGCCGGGTGGTGTTGGAAAAGAACTGGTTGCCCCAACCCATATTGCCGTCGATCCAGCAGCCGCCCATGAAATGGCAGTCGCCGTGATAGCGGTCGTCGGTGGAGGCGATGGTGATGATCGCCTTCAGGGCCGGCGGCCGCAGCGCCGCCACCTGCAGGGAATTGAACCCGCCCCAGCTTATGCCCCACATGCCCACATTGCCGGTGCACCACGGCTGGGCGGCGATCCAGGCGATGACCTCCACCGCGTCCTGCAACTCCGGTCGGTCATACTCATCGAGGATGACGCCTTCGGAATCGCCGGTGCCGCGCACATCCACGCGCACACCGGCAATGCCGTGGCCAGCCAGCCAGGGATAGGTGACGGAGTCGCGGCCGGTAGTGCCGTCACGCCGGCGGTAGGGCAGATACTCCAGAACTGCCGGCACCGGCGCGGCGGCGCTCGCCTCTTCCGGCAGCCACAGCCGCGCCGCCAGCCTGGTGCCGTCCTTCAGGGTGATCCACTCGGTCATGATCTCGCGCACGCCGTGCGGCAGGTCTTCTGGCTGGCGATAAAGCATGATGGAGGTCCCCTGTTGTGACCGCGGCGGCGGATCGGCCTCGCGGAATCCGGCTATGAACCGGGATTGAGAAGGCTGGCCGCCGAGTCGTCAAGCCTTGGCCGATGAAGCCGGCCTCACCCGGCTCGCTGCGTCGGGCCGTGAACACAACCCCGCCGCCGGCCAGCGGCGGCGGGCGGGCCACGGGCCGGTCCTAGCCCTGATAGGTCATGAGCGCGAAGTTATAGGCGCCGCCGGGGCCTACAGGATCACCGACAAAGCGACTCCAGGCGCGGATGGCCGGTTCGTGGGTGATCCAGACATAGGCGCCCGTATCCTCCATGATGTCGCCGAGTCGCGTATAAATCTCGTTGCGCTTCGCCGAATCGGTTTCCCTGGTCCCCTGCTCATACAGGGCGTCAAATTCGGGATCCGACCACCGCTCCCAGTTCCAGACGCCGACCTGCGAGCTTACGAACCACTGAAAATGGTCGAACGGATCGGCCGTCGCTGAATAGCCCATGATCCACAGCTGCAGGTCCTTGTATGCATCGCCCTTGGATTCCTGCCCCATGTTCCAGAAGGGGCCGGCGTCCAGCGGGATCACTTCAACCGCGATGCCGATATCAGCCAGTTGCTGCTGAATGATTTGTGCTGATGTCACATTTTTCTGCTGGTTGAGAACCTGAAGCGTCAGGCTGAGATCACTCACCCCGGCCTCCGTCAGCAGTCGGCGGGCCTCATCCGGATCGTAGGCGTAGGCGGTGGAGGTCCGGTGCCCAAGCAGCCCCGGCGGGACGATACCGTTCGACCGCGGCGCCATCCCGCCATAGGACGCCTGCAGAATGACCGACGGGTCGATGGCCCGCTGAATGGCCTTGCGCACGCGAACATCCTGCAATTTCGGATGTTCGGTATTCATGCCCATCCAGGTGTAACCTTGGCCGGCGATGGCTTTCATAACTGAGTTGCGGGGCGGATTGTCGCGCCAGCGTTCGGCCGTCGAGGGGGTCACCTCCGTAAGGTTGACCTCACCGGCCTCGAACGCCAGCTCTGCTGCGTTGTCGTCCTCCACCAGCAGATAGTTCACAACCGCGAACTCGGCTGGACGGGCCGTCCAGGACGGATCGCGCGTGAAGGTGATCTGCTGATTGGGTGTCCACTCATGGGTGAAGGCACCCAGCGTCGAGGGAATCTGCGTCGTGAATTGGCCGCCGACCGCTT includes:
- a CDS encoding ABC transporter substrate-binding protein, translated to MKTLEISRRQVLAGATAVGAGVLASGLTGRGIGETAAAATDQPVAVRMARDIQVLDPGYMVGGAEYVTQLAVLPALARVAPGDEWQWQPTEFVTRLEQTDDLNIAFALRPGLMWSGGHGEFTADDVKYSIERLKESEWSGRWEAVSHVEVTDKYNGVIVLNYPFAPIWLTALAAASGAIVSRSATEAVGGQFTTQIPSTLGAFTHEWTPNQQITFTRDPSWTARPAEFAVVNYLLVEDDNAAELAFEAGEVNLTEVTPSTAERWRDNPPRNSVMKAIAGQGYTWMGMNTEHPKLQDVRVRKAIQRAIDPSVILQASYGGMAPRSNGIVPPGLLGHRTSTAYAYDPDEARRLLTEAGVSDLSLTLQVLNQQKNVTSAQIIQQQLADIGIAVEVIPLDAGPFWNMGQESKGDAYKDLQLWIMGYSATADPFDHFQWFVSSQVGVWNWERWSDPEFDALYEQGTRETDSAKRNEIYTRLGDIMEDTGAYVWITHEPAIRAWSRFVGDPVGPGGAYNFALMTYQG